The following coding sequences are from one Festucalex cinctus isolate MCC-2025b unplaced genomic scaffold, RoL_Fcin_1.0 HiC_scaffold_147, whole genome shotgun sequence window:
- the LOC144011497 gene encoding uncharacterized protein LOC144011497, which translates to MYLTESEDEMDVMEQIIFPLTQEASLPLTQTVSSLHLTQTGSPGGKKKERKSKDGSKKLNTSDKTVGDGQQVSREASPQLMEMENVHLREAEPDFSDWEDEEKILERALFGEKHVQRLNFDLKSRKKKKKMKEKLKLKKKDKVHPKGNETQQKRSPEPNSVPTTLPEKISLYNNGQRRKLALTPQFYSMVKTLFEREIQEKLVLKKRIREIVAEQPAFRQLCHELELSIENIRNQIRMMIKRCEN; encoded by the exons ATGTACCTGACTGAAAGCGAAGATGAGATGGACGTCATGGAACAAATCATCTTCCCCTTAACACAGGAAGCCTCCCTGCCCTTAACGCAGACGGTCTCCTCCCTGCACTTG ACACAGACGGGCTCACCTGGGGGAAAGAAGAAGGAAAGGAAGAGTAAAGACGGCAGCAAAAAGTTGAACACATCTGACAAAACAGTGGGAGACGGACAGCAAGTTTCAAGGGAAGCTTCTCCCCAGTTGATGGAAATGGAGAATGTACACCTGAGGGAAGCTGAG CCTGACTTCAGTGACTGGGAAGATGAGGAAAAGATTTTGGAACGTGCCTTGTTCGGAGAAAAACATGTCCAGCGCTTGAACTTT GATCTCAAGTcccgcaagaagaagaagaagatgaaggagaAGCTCAAGTTAAAGAAAAAGGACAAAGTCCATCCAAAAGGGAacgaaacacagcaaaagagatCTCCCGAACCAAATTCAGTGCCAACAACCCTTCCAGAAAAAATCAGTCTTTATAATAAT GGTCAACGAAGAAAACTCGCACTCACACCACAATTTTATTCCATGGTCAAAACTCTCTTCGAAAGAGAGATCCAGGAAAAGTTGGTCCTGAAAAAAAGGATACGGGAGATCGTGGCTGAACAACCAGCATTTCGACAGCTATGCCATGAGCTGGAACTATCTATTGAGAACATTAGAAACCAAATCCGAATGATGATCAaaagatgtgaaaattaa